The DNA sequence TCTCTTCAATACCTGTGTTTATAATTACCTCTTTATTATATTCTCTATCTACTTTTGTTCTATTTAATTTACCAATATTTTCATTTAGCTGTTTTATAACTTCTTCTTTATTAAAATTTCCAACAACTGATATTACTGTATTATCTTTTGTATATCTATCTTCCCAATATTTTTTTAATAATTCTCTACTTATATTAGTTACACTTTCTTCTGAGCCTGCAATTGGAAGTCCTAAATTGCTTTTGTTTAATACAAATCTAGAGTTTATTTCATGAATTTTTTCTTCTGGTATATCTTCATACATTCTAATCTCTTCTATAACAACTTTTTTTTCTTTTTCTAGTTCCTCTTCTGGAAATGTAGAGTTAGTATAAATATCTGCTAATACATCTATTGCTAAATTTAAATATGTATTAACAATACTAACATAATATGCTGTAACTTCTTTGCTTGTATATGCATTTATTTTTCCACCTACATTATCTATATCTTCCGATATCTCTTTTGCATTTCTTCTTGAAGTTCCTTTAAATAACATATGCTCCAATAGATGAGATATTCCCTTCTCTTCATAATTTTCATATTTAGAACCTGTTATTGCATATATACCTATTGTTGCTGATTTTACATTTTTTGTAACTTCCATTATTACAGGTATCCCATTTTCTAATTCCACTATTTCAAATTTAAACATATTTTTCCTCCCAATTTCTTAATATTCACTTATTTTAACCAATGATATCCCTAAAACTAAAAAGAGTATATCTGGTATCCATCCACTTAACATTGGTGATAAAAATCCTCCAACTCCCAATGCCTCTGTTGTAGCTGTTACAACGTAATATATATACCCTATTACTACACTTAATCCTATACTTACTGCTGATGCTCCTCTTATATATCTACTTCCTAGAGATAATCCTATAAAGCTCATTATAAGTGCTGCAAATGGATACGCCATTTTTTTATACATTGCCACTAATATTTTTTTTACATCCCCACCTGTTTTTTTTATAAAATTAGCTGCATCTTTTAATTCACTTATATTCATCTCTTTTTCTCTAACTTTATCTCTTAGTAAATCTGAAGGAGTTTCTTTAAAAAAATCTGGCTCATAAAATCCCATTGTTTCTATTTTATTATTAATAATGTCATTTATTTTAACTCTAGAAAAATACCATTTCTTCAATTTTATATTATATTTTCCTCTTTTAACTGTTATAATTTTCTCTATTTTTGAAAAACTATTATCCAATAATACTATTTCAGAATCTGAAATATTGTTTCCATTTACAAGTCTTATATAAGTTAAATAATTTCCTTGCCCTTTCATAAATACATCAGTTTTTATTCTTGATTCTTTCACATTATATACTTCGTTATTTTTTAATTCTCTATACTTTTTATTTGAATTTGGAACCACATTATTATTGAACCATAATAATCCAATTGAAATCAAACCACTTAATATTACTGGAGCTAAAATAATTCTTTTAAAACTTACTCCTGATGTTTTAAGAGCCATTATTTCTAAGTTAGTAGCCATCTTATTTACCGTCATTAATCCACCTAATAAAACTCCTAATGGTATGACATTTATCATTACTGTAGGTAGCCCATTTAAAAGTAATATAAATCCTTGAATAGGTGTTAATTTCCCATCCATTATATATCCAATAATTCTAAACATTTCACTTAAAATAAAAATTATTAAAAATGCCATTACTCCTAATAAAAATGATTTTATAAAACTTTTTAATATATATTTATCCAATTTTTTCATCTATCTACTCCTTGTTTGCTTATAAAACAATATTAGACTAAGTAATAATAATAATAAATTAGGATACCACATTCCTACAATTGGTGACAAAACTTTATTATAAATTAATAATCTTCCAAAATTAATTCCCATTATATAAAAAAATATAATTACTAAACTTATTCCAAAACTAACCCCTTTCCCATTCCTATTGTTCTTTACAGATAGCAATACCCCTAAAAATGAAAGTATTAATGCTGATATTGGTATTGCTAATTTTTGCTGATATTCAATTTCATAAGATAATGAATTAATTTTTTTCTTTCTTCTCTTAATAATAGCTTCTCTAAGTTCTGTAATACTCATCATAGATTTTCTCTTTTTATTTATACTAAAATTCCCAAAAAAAGTATTTATTGGTA is a window from the Haliovirga abyssi genome containing:
- a CDS encoding LptF/LptG family permease, giving the protein MKKLDKYILKSFIKSFLLGVMAFLIIFILSEMFRIIGYIMDGKLTPIQGFILLLNGLPTVMINVIPLGVLLGGLMTVNKMATNLEIMALKTSGVSFKRIILAPVILSGLISIGLLWFNNNVVPNSNKKYRELKNNEVYNVKESRIKTDVFMKGQGNYLTYIRLVNGNNISDSEIVLLDNSFSKIEKIITVKRGKYNIKLKKWYFSRVKINDIINNKIETMGFYEPDFFKETPSDLLRDKVREKEMNISELKDAANFIKKTGGDVKKILVAMYKKMAYPFAALIMSFIGLSLGSRYIRGASAVSIGLSVVIGYIYYVVTATTEALGVGGFLSPMLSGWIPDILFLVLGISLVKISEY
- a CDS encoding M16 family metallopeptidase — encoded protein: MFKFEIVELENGIPVIMEVTKNVKSATIGIYAITGSKYENYEEKGISHLLEHMLFKGTSRRNAKEISEDIDNVGGKINAYTSKEVTAYYVSIVNTYLNLAIDVLADIYTNSTFPEEELEKEKKVVIEEIRMYEDIPEEKIHEINSRFVLNKSNLGLPIAGSEESVTNISRELLKKYWEDRYTKDNTVISVVGNFNKEEVIKQLNENIGKLNRTKVDREYNKEVIINTGIEEMKRESNQVHLCVNTKGISYLDKNRYILSLLSNILGGSMSSRLFQKVREDKGLAYSVYTYSSMYKEGGFFTAYAGSTKDKYNEAIEIIKNEFKDIYENGITKKELEKSKNQYISDLTLGLETTRSRMARMALAYIRYGEIRKIEAILEDIKNITLEDIHDFAKTYFKEDNYSVVALGDI